The following are encoded together in the Oncorhynchus kisutch isolate 150728-3 linkage group LG8, Okis_V2, whole genome shotgun sequence genome:
- the LOC109885291 gene encoding PR domain zinc finger protein 8-like: MEESSSQKLVWDGDAKAVQQCLTDIFTSVYTTCDIPENAIFGPCVLSHTSLYDSIAFIALKSTDKRTAPYIFRVDTSAANSTSEGLMWLRLVQSARDREEQNLEAYVKNGQLFYRSLRRIEKDEELLVWYGKDLIELLLLLSAGKAPVKAKGSAPYSCPDCNQRFQFEFPFLAHLRFRCTKRLQSMAAGDVDEEVPSKEPSTERPNPNLTTTTPTRASPKLGRSEGDNAKPSTDFHNLARDLENSRTSPPSDREAEIRSESSGKRKFSEVEDRDRERDRDGSRASLSLSQSLKSKEELASSAQNYRGAYGLEENRRGPTFSPPGSGSTESGGEGKRSAFTEVKKSPQSLKTHGNSSTKNLQSSNAENKDGGRPGPVNNPPQEKHLNIRQVLSETQPVQPQTRMEASPLGSAFTSVAQHGGGNSGERKSAFSQPSRHATSSFSQISPLVMTTPKLLDCHPAVGDTISSSRLYQADHLAAKLHGAELSTNCPVPGAMSKQSPFLYAAAAATAFWPKSQGPIQLQMPSALTLLPPSFTSLCLPAQNWCAKCNASFRMTSDLVYHMRSHHKKELAMEPMVKRRREEKLKCPICNESFRERHHLSRHMTSHN, encoded by the exons ATGGAGGAATCCAGCTCACAGAAGTTGGTTTGGGACGGCGACGCTAAAGCCGTGCAGCAGTGTCTAACCGATATATTCACCAGTGTCTACACCACATGTGACATTCCGGAAAATGCCATTTTCGGGCCTTGTGTTTTGAGCCACACGTCGTTGTATGACAGCATAGCCTTCATAGCGCTCAAATCAACGGACAAACGAACGGCGCCATACATATTCAGG GTGGACACCTCAGCAGCCAACAGCACGTCTGAGGGCTTGATGTGGCTGCGGCTCGTGCAGTCGGCGCGGGACCGGGAGGAGCAGAACCTCGAGGCCTACGTGAAGAACGGTCAGCTGTTCTACCGGTCTCTCCGGAGGATCGAGAAGGACGAGGAGCTGTTGGTCTGGTACGGGAAAGACCTGAttgagctgctgctgctgctcagcgCCGGTAAAGCTCCGGTCAAGGCCAAGG GGTCGGCTCCCTATTCGTGTCCTGACTGCAACCAGCGCTTTCAATTTGAGTTCCCTTTCCTCGCCCACCTGAGGTTTCGCTGCACCAAGAGACTACAGAGCATGGCGGCGGGCGATGTGGACGAGGAGGTCCCCAGTAAGGAGCCAAGCACCGAgcgccctaaccccaaccttacaACTACCACACCCACCAGGGCAAGCCCTAAACTGGGTCGCTCGGAGGGGGACAACGCCAAACCCTCCACAGACTTCCATAACCTAGCCAGGGACCTAGAGAACAGCCGGACTAGCCCACCCAGCGACCGCGAGGCTGAGATACGCAGCGAGAGCTCTGGGAAGAGGAAGTTCTCAGAGGTAgaggacagggatagagagagggacagggatggTAGCAGGGCCTCTCTGAGTCTGTCTCAGTCCCTCAAGTCTAAGGAGGAGCTGGCTAGCTCGGCACAGAACTACCGGGGAGCCTACGGCCTGGAGGAGAACAGACGAGGGCCTACGTTCTCCCCACCAGGGTCGGGATCCACTGAGTCAGGTGGTGAGGGTAAACGCAGCGCCTTCACCGAGGTCAAGAAGTCTCCACAGAGCCTAAAGACGCACGGTAACAGCAGCACCAAAAACCTCCAGAGCTCCAACGCCGAAAACAAGGACGGAGGTCGGCCCGGCCCCGTCAACAACCCTCCCCAGGAGAAGCATCTCAACATCAGGCAGGTTCTGTCAGAGACTCAGCCTGTCCAGCCACAGACCCGCATGGAGGCCTCTCCACTAGGGAGCGCCTTCACCTCCGTAGCCCAGCATGGTGGGGGGAACAGCGGGGAGAGGAAGAGCGCATTCAGCCAACCTTCCCGCCACgctacctcctccttctcccagaTCTCTCCTCTGGTCATGACCACGCCCAAACTCCTGGACTGCCACCCGGCGGTGGGCGACACCATCTCCTCCTCTAGACTCTACCAGGCAGACCACCTGGCCGCCAAACTCCACGGCGCCGAGCTGAGCACCAACTGCCCCGTGCCGGGCGCCATGTCCAAGCAGAGTCCGTTCCTCTACGCAGCGGCTGCTGCCACAGCCTTCTGGCCTAAGAGCCAGGGCCCCATCCAGCTGCAGATGCCCTCAGCATTAACCTTACTCCCCCCCTCCTTCACCTCTCTGTGTCTGCCCGCCCAGAACTGGTGCGCCAAGTGCAACGCCTCCTTCAGGATGACCTCTGACCTGGTGTATCACATGAGATCGCACCACAAGAAGGAGTTGGCCATGGAGCCGATGGTTAAGAGGAGGCGTGAGGAGAAACTCAAGTGTCCAATCTGTAACGAGTCATTCAGGGAGAGGCACCACCTCTCGCGTCACATGACCTCCCACAACTGA